Below is a genomic region from Pseudazoarcus pumilus.
CGCGCCACACGGCGCTGGGGGACGCCATCGTCACCGCCGAAGTGTTCATCCGCATGCTGCCGCTGCTCGCCGAGCGCGGCATCCGTACGCTCGGGGAACTGCGCGAGGCGAGCGAGCGCACCTTCTACGCGCGGATACGCTACTGATGGCGGGGCGGGACGGCTTCGCGCGAAGGCTGCTGCGCAACTACCTGATCTACGCGGTGGTCTTCGTCGCGTTGCTGGTGGCGCTGGCCGTGGGCGAGCGCCACGGCCTGTCGGAGGCCACCATCGGCATGGTGTTCCTGTTCGGCACGGTGGGCATCTATGCCGGCATCGGCGTGGCCAGCCGCACATCCGACCTGAACGAGTACTACGTCGCCGGGCGGCGTGTGCCGGCGGTGTTCAACGGCATGGCGACCGCCGCCGACTGGATGAGCGCGGCGTCCTTCATCGGGCTGGCCGGTTCGCTTTACTTCTCGGGTTTCGAGGGGCTGGCCTTCGTCACCGGATGGACCGGCGGTTTCGTGCTGGTGGCGCTGCTGCTCGCCCCCTATCTGCGACGCTTCGGGCAGTACACGATTCCGGATTTCCTCGGCGCGCGCTACGAAGGGCATGTGGTGCGCATCGTCGGCCTGGCTGCCGCGGTGCTCGCGAGCTTCGTGTATCTGGTCGCGCAGATCTATGGCGTGGGCCTGGTCACCAGCCGCTTCGTCAGTGTCGAATTCGAGATCGGCTTGTTCATCGGTCTGGCGGGCATCCTGGTGTGTTCCTTCCTGGGCGGCATGCGCGCGATCACCTGGACCCAGGTCGCGCAGTACCTGGTGCTGATCGTCGCCTATCTGGTGCCGGTGACCATGCTCGCCTACAAGAGTACCGGCGTACCCGTGCCGCAGCTGATGTACGGCCCGGTCATGGAAAAACTGTCCGAACGAGAAGGCGAGCTGATCTGGGACTGGCGCGAGGCCGAGGCGCGCGAGCTGTACCGTCAGCGTGCTGAAGACTACGTGCAGCGCATTGCGGGGTTGCCCGAGTCGCTCGAAACAGAACGGCGCGAGCGCGCGGCCGAGCTCAAGGCCTTGCTCGCACGCGACGCGCCGGCGCGCGAGATCGTGCAGCTCGAACGCGCGCTGCGCGACATCCCGCCCACGCCCGAGGCGGCGCGCGAGGCCTGGAGCGAGGCGCGCGACGAGGCCCTGCGACGCGCCGAGGTGCCCAACCGCTTCGCCCAGGCCCATCCGGGCGTATTGCCCGAACAGGAGGCCGAGTCGCGCAACAACTTCATCGCGCTGGTGTTCGTGCTGATGATCGGCACCGCTGCATTGCCTCACATCCTCGCGCGCTACTACACCACGCCGGGCGTGACGCAGACGCGAAGTTCGGTGTTCTGGACGCTGTTCTTCATCCTCATGCTCTATCTGGCGGCCCCGGCCTATGCGGTCTTCGCCAAGTGGGAGGTCTACAGCAACGTGGTCGGCACCGAGATCTCGGCGCTGCCCTCGTGGGTGGCCTCGTGGGGCAAGGTCGGCATGGTGCGCTTCGAGGACATCAACGGTGACGGCATCCTTCAGCTCGCCGAGCTGTGGCTCAACACCGACGCCATCGTACTGGCCACACCGGAAATCGCAGGGCTGCCCTATGTGGTCGCCGGGCTTGTAGCCGCCGGCGGGCTGGCCGCGGCCTTGTCGACCGCCGACGGACTGCTGCTGACGATCTCCAATTCGCTCTCGCACGACCTGTACTTTCGCGTGATGCGGCCGTCGGCCCCGTCCCATCGCCGGCTGCTGATGTCCAAGTCCGCGTTGCTGCTGGTCGCCATCGCCGCTGCATGGGTGGCCTCGCTGCGACCGGACAACATCCTGTTCCTGGTCGGCCTGGCCTTCTCGCTGGCGGCATCGGCCTTCTTCCCGGCGCTGGTGCTGGGCATCTTCTGGCAGCGCGCCAACCGCGCCGGCGCGATCGCCGGCATGCTCTCGGGGCTGGCGCTGACGATGTTCTACGTGATGCGCACGCATCCCTTCTTCGGTGGCGATGCGGCCAATGCCTGGTTCGGCATCCGTCCCATTTCGGCCGGCGCCTTCGGCGTGGTGCTGGGTTTCGCCGTGATCGTCGTGGTCAGCCTGCTCACGCCCGCGCCATCGCCGGCCGCCACATCCTTCGTGCGCCGCGTGCGCTCGCCCGAGTCCGACGAGCCCGACGACGCCTCGTTGCACTGAGATCGGGGTTCCGTGCGGCGAGAGTTCTGCTAGAATGCCGCGCTCGGCGTGGAGAGGTGGATGAGTGGTTTAAATCGCACGCCTGGAAAGCGTGTTCAGGGTAATCCCCTGACGCGGGTTCGAATCCCGCCCTCTCCGCCACGACCTTAGAAAAGCCCTGATTGTTCAGGGCTTTTTCTTTTCTCTCCGGTTGGTGTGCTTGTCTGATGTGCGATCGGCCGTCATAGCAGAAGCACGCTGGCGAGGCCGAGGAAGGCGAAGAAGCCGACGACGTCGGTCACCGTGGTGAGAATGGCGCTGCCGGCGAGCGCGGGGTCGATGCCCATGCGCTCGAGTACGAGCGGAATGGCGAGGCCGGCCAGGGCGGCGCACAGCAGGTTGATGAGGATCGCCACGGCAATGACACCGCCGATGCCCCAGTCGCCGAACCACACGACCGCCAGCGCCGCGACCACCAGGGCCCACAGCAGGCCGTTGAGTACCGAAATGCCCACCTCGCGATTTAGCAGCACGCGGATGTTGCCCCGTTGTACCTGCTTGAGGGCGAGGCCGCGGATGACCAGGGTCAGGGTCTGGCTGCCGGCAATGCCGCCCATGCTGGCGACGATGGGCATGAGCACGGCCAGTGCGACCAGTTGTTCGAGCGTGGCCTGAAAGCGGCCGATCACCCAGGCGGCGAGAAAGGCGGCGACGAGGTTGATGCCCAGCCATACCGCACGCCGTCTGGAGCTGACCAGAACCGGTGCGAACATGTCGGCTTCGTCGTCGAGGCCGGCCATCTGCATGACGGTTCGGTCCGATTCCTCGCGGATCAGATCGACCACGTCATCGACGGTGATGCGACCGAGCAGTCGCTGCCGATCGTCGACCACCGGTGCCGAGAGCAGATCGAGGTCCTG
It encodes:
- a CDS encoding sodium:solute symporter family protein, with the protein product MAGRDGFARRLLRNYLIYAVVFVALLVALAVGERHGLSEATIGMVFLFGTVGIYAGIGVASRTSDLNEYYVAGRRVPAVFNGMATAADWMSAASFIGLAGSLYFSGFEGLAFVTGWTGGFVLVALLLAPYLRRFGQYTIPDFLGARYEGHVVRIVGLAAAVLASFVYLVAQIYGVGLVTSRFVSVEFEIGLFIGLAGILVCSFLGGMRAITWTQVAQYLVLIVAYLVPVTMLAYKSTGVPVPQLMYGPVMEKLSEREGELIWDWREAEARELYRQRAEDYVQRIAGLPESLETERRERAAELKALLARDAPAREIVQLERALRDIPPTPEAAREAWSEARDEALRRAEVPNRFAQAHPGVLPEQEAESRNNFIALVFVLMIGTAALPHILARYYTTPGVTQTRSSVFWTLFFILMLYLAAPAYAVFAKWEVYSNVVGTEISALPSWVASWGKVGMVRFEDINGDGILQLAELWLNTDAIVLATPEIAGLPYVVAGLVAAGGLAAALSTADGLLLTISNSLSHDLYFRVMRPSAPSHRRLLMSKSALLLVAIAAAWVASLRPDNILFLVGLAFSLAASAFFPALVLGIFWQRANRAGAIAGMLSGLALTMFYVMRTHPFFGGDAANAWFGIRPISAGAFGVVLGFAVIVVVSLLTPAPSPAATSFVRRVRSPESDEPDDASLH